A single region of the Thioalkalivibrio nitratireducens DSM 14787 genome encodes:
- the rplM gene encoding 50S ribosomal protein L13: MKTISAKPAEVERDWYLVDADGKTLGRLATEIARRLRGKHKPMYTPHVDTGDYIVVINAKKIHVSGNKANDKMYYRHTGYPGGLKQANFTQMIERAPERVLELAVKGMLPKNPLGRAMFKKLKVYAGSAHRHAAQQPQPLEI, from the coding sequence ATGAAAACCATAAGCGCCAAGCCGGCCGAAGTCGAACGCGACTGGTACCTCGTCGATGCCGACGGCAAGACCCTGGGCCGGCTCGCCACTGAGATTGCCCGTCGCTTGCGCGGCAAGCACAAGCCGATGTATACCCCGCACGTCGATACGGGCGACTACATCGTCGTGATCAACGCCAAGAAGATCCACGTGAGCGGCAACAAGGCCAACGACAAGATGTATTACCGCCATACCGGGTATCCGGGTGGCCTGAAGCAGGCGAACTTCACCCAGATGATCGAGCGCGCCCCGGAACGGGTGCTGGAGCTGGCCGTGAAGGGCATGCTGCCGAAGAACCCGCTGGGCCGGGCGATGTTCAAGAAGCTGAAGGTGTACGCCGGCAGCGCGCATCGTCATGCCGCCCAGCAGCCGCAGCCGCTCGAAATCTGA
- the rpsI gene encoding 30S ribosomal protein S9 yields the protein MATNQNYGTGRRKTASARVFLRPGKGDITVNNKSLNDYFGRETSRMVVRQPLETAEATDRFDAVVTVKGGGANGQAGAIRLGIARALVQYDETLRSPMRQAGYMTRDAREVERKKVGLAKARRAKQFSKR from the coding sequence ATGGCAACGAACCAGAACTATGGCACCGGTCGCCGCAAGACCGCCTCGGCGCGCGTCTTTCTGCGCCCGGGCAAGGGTGACATCACCGTCAACAACAAGTCGCTCAACGACTATTTCGGGCGCGAGACCTCGCGCATGGTCGTCCGGCAGCCGCTGGAGACCGCCGAGGCCACGGACCGCTTCGATGCGGTCGTGACCGTGAAGGGCGGTGGTGCCAACGGCCAGGCTGGCGCGATTCGCCTTGGCATCGCCCGGGCGCTGGTTCAGTATGACGAGACACTGCGTTCGCCGATGCGCCAGGCGGGCTACATGACCCGTGACGCACGCGAGGTTGAGCGCAAGAAGGTCGGCCTGGCCAAGGCCCGCCGCGCCAAGCAGTTCTCGAAGCGCTGA
- a CDS encoding MFS transporter: MGSTVRSVFSLLLGMSILLMGSGLVGTLLGLRAVSEGFSEFTIGLVMSAFFIGYIVGTWLMPALIGRVGHIRSFAALAALSAVVALLHGLWVDPVVWWVLRLINGISLLGTYMVIESWLNEQVVEKRGQVFAIYMMASLLALGIGQFLLLVYGPETVQSFMLVAILFALGLIPIALTPVTQPVPIQTARLPLRELYRRAPVGTAGAGVSGLVTGAFWGLAAVFAREVGLADSGVALFLSAAIFGGALLQYPIGHATDRRDRRKALIVVAAATAMGSVGIFLAIGHPPGLIVALALVWGGFAFSLYALSVAQTYDRLDASEALEATRGLLLMNGIGAALGPMLAGLVLVVTTASVLPLAFAGVLLLFIAFVGMELRREPPVPRPEMTEFVPVTRTSVVAAEIDPRTESDPHETVTLHPGDDADSPEPRP, from the coding sequence ATGGGTTCCACCGTACGCTCCGTGTTCAGCCTGCTGCTCGGCATGAGCATCCTGCTGATGGGCTCCGGGCTCGTCGGCACCCTGCTCGGCCTGCGCGCGGTCTCGGAAGGCTTTTCCGAGTTCACCATCGGCTTGGTGATGTCGGCCTTCTTCATCGGCTACATCGTTGGGACGTGGCTGATGCCTGCGCTTATCGGGCGCGTGGGGCACATCCGCAGCTTCGCCGCGCTAGCCGCGCTCTCCGCGGTGGTGGCATTGCTGCACGGACTCTGGGTCGACCCTGTCGTCTGGTGGGTGCTGCGACTGATCAACGGGATCAGCCTGCTGGGCACCTACATGGTCATCGAGAGTTGGCTGAACGAACAGGTGGTCGAGAAACGAGGGCAGGTGTTTGCCATCTACATGATGGCCAGCCTGCTGGCCTTGGGCATCGGCCAGTTCCTGCTGCTGGTCTACGGTCCGGAAACGGTGCAGAGCTTCATGCTCGTCGCGATCCTGTTCGCGTTGGGCCTGATCCCGATCGCACTGACGCCGGTCACGCAGCCGGTGCCGATCCAGACGGCTCGACTGCCGCTACGGGAACTGTACCGCCGCGCACCGGTGGGGACGGCCGGGGCCGGGGTGTCGGGCCTGGTCACTGGCGCCTTCTGGGGCCTTGCGGCAGTGTTCGCCCGCGAGGTCGGCCTCGCCGATTCCGGGGTGGCCCTTTTTCTGAGCGCGGCCATCTTCGGCGGGGCACTGCTGCAGTACCCGATCGGCCATGCGACCGACCGGCGCGACCGGCGCAAGGCGCTGATCGTGGTTGCGGCCGCGACCGCAATGGGGTCGGTCGGGATCTTCCTGGCGATCGGACATCCGCCGGGCCTGATCGTTGCGCTGGCTCTGGTCTGGGGCGGCTTCGCGTTCTCGCTGTACGCGCTGAGTGTCGCACAGACCTACGACCGCTTGGATGCCTCCGAGGCACTGGAAGCCACCCGCGGCCTGCTATTGATGAACGGCATCGGGGCCGCACTGGGTCCGATGCTCGCCGGCCTGGTTCTGGTCGTGACCACAGCGTCGGTGCTACCTCTCGCGTTCGCCGGTGTACTGCTGCTTTTCATCGCCTTCGTGGGCATGGAACTGCGCCGCGAACCCCCGGTGCCCCGACCCGAAATGACCGAGTTCGTCCCGGTCACCCGCACCAGCGTAGTCGCCGCCGAGATCGACCCGCGCACCGAGTCCGATCCGCACGAGACCGTCACCCTGCACCCGGGCGACGACGCGGATTCGCCTGAGCCGCGCCCCTGA
- a CDS encoding sensor histidine kinase: MSFRLNNLRNAVLAFVLVPLLGVLIALGMLGLREFEQQMQLRMQEDIELVARSIRLPISTAMIRRDVMDVQQALDSAFQLEQVFGVYVYDAGGDLIATSGPRSPSLDRRRDARLITATGSQGAFDERHGREVFSFFLPLTDAGGRIIGLLQITRDVSRFQAYIAQMRWQGGVAIAVLSLLFLLVVLWGYYRAVGRHVDRLAQAMRRIGEGARGLRVPEQGPDELRLLATNMNDMIQRREDSEQALEVQRAQQAELEARLRQSQKLAAIGQLAAGVAHELGTPLGVIAGRAQRARRRAGADSPLTREMTSVLDELGRVEGIVRQLLDFARRNPLNLRDLSLKGLVADVVARARTAHDRPDVKICVQAPANADDLRVQVDPVRLEQALGNLVGNAIQAARTRVVVRWCQLQDTADSAVELSVEDDGPGIAEEHRDHVFDPFFTTKPVGAGTGLGLAVAHAAVEDHGGRIWLDREPQSGTRFVMTLPVDGERAS, from the coding sequence GTGTCATTCCGACTCAACAATCTGCGCAACGCCGTGCTCGCCTTCGTGCTGGTGCCGCTGCTCGGAGTGCTGATCGCCCTCGGCATGCTGGGCCTGCGGGAGTTCGAACAGCAGATGCAGCTGCGTATGCAGGAGGACATCGAACTGGTGGCGCGGTCGATTCGGCTGCCAATATCGACCGCGATGATCCGGCGCGATGTGATGGACGTGCAGCAGGCGCTGGATTCGGCGTTCCAGCTCGAGCAGGTGTTCGGGGTCTACGTCTATGATGCGGGCGGCGACCTGATCGCCACCAGTGGGCCGCGCAGCCCGTCACTGGACCGCCGCCGCGACGCCCGGCTGATCACCGCGACCGGTAGCCAGGGCGCGTTCGACGAACGCCATGGTCGCGAGGTGTTCTCGTTCTTTCTACCGCTGACTGACGCGGGGGGACGCATCATCGGTCTTCTGCAGATCACCCGGGATGTTTCCCGCTTCCAGGCCTACATCGCGCAGATGCGTTGGCAGGGCGGGGTGGCGATCGCGGTATTGTCCTTGCTGTTCCTGCTGGTGGTTCTGTGGGGCTATTACCGCGCGGTTGGGCGCCACGTGGATCGGCTGGCCCAGGCGATGCGGCGGATCGGGGAGGGCGCGCGCGGGCTTCGGGTGCCCGAGCAGGGTCCGGACGAACTGCGGCTGCTGGCGACGAACATGAACGACATGATCCAGCGGCGCGAGGATTCGGAGCAAGCCCTTGAAGTGCAAAGGGCGCAGCAGGCCGAACTCGAGGCCCGGCTGCGCCAGTCCCAGAAACTCGCGGCGATCGGACAGCTCGCCGCCGGGGTGGCCCATGAACTGGGCACGCCGCTCGGCGTGATCGCCGGCCGTGCCCAGCGGGCGCGTCGCCGGGCCGGAGCAGACTCCCCGCTGACCCGGGAGATGACCAGCGTGCTCGACGAACTGGGCCGGGTCGAAGGAATCGTGCGGCAGCTCCTGGATTTCGCCCGCAGGAATCCGCTGAACCTGCGCGACCTGAGCCTGAAAGGGCTGGTCGCGGACGTGGTCGCGCGTGCGCGCACCGCGCACGACCGCCCGGATGTCAAGATCTGCGTCCAGGCCCCCGCGAACGCCGACGACCTCCGGGTCCAGGTGGATCCGGTGCGGCTGGAGCAGGCGCTGGGCAACCTGGTCGGGAATGCGATCCAGGCAGCCCGCACCCGGGTCGTCGTGCGCTGGTGCCAGCTGCAGGACACCGCGGATTCCGCTGTCGAACTGTCGGTGGAGGACGATGGCCCCGGCATCGCCGAGGAACACCGGGACCATGTCTTCGATCCGTTCTTCACGACCAAGCCCGTGGGTGCGGGAACCGGGCTGGGGCTTGCGGTGGCCCATGCCGCGGTGGAGGATCACGGTGGCCGGATCTGGCTGGATCGCGAGCCGCAGAGTGGTACGCGTTTCGTGATGACACTGCCCGTGGATGGGGAACGCGCCTCGTGA
- a CDS encoding MBL fold metallo-hydrolase, producing the protein MLGFVSIPVTAFEQNATLIWCETTGEAAWVDPGGSAGTLLNEAATRGLVLRQVLLTHGHLDHVGAARELADRAGIPIVGPAEADRFWLEQLPMQARMFGTEEVAAFLPDHWLRDGDRVLVGEQILDVYECPGHTPGHVVFHHAPSHLALVGDVLFAGSIGRSDFPRGNHADLLRSIVTKLWPLGAETRFIPGHGPMSTFGEERRHNPFVSDQAIAAQRG; encoded by the coding sequence ATGCTCGGATTCGTCAGCATCCCCGTCACCGCGTTCGAACAGAACGCCACGCTGATTTGGTGCGAAACCACCGGCGAAGCGGCCTGGGTGGATCCGGGCGGGTCTGCCGGAACGCTGCTGAACGAGGCCGCGACCCGGGGGCTGGTTCTGCGCCAGGTCCTGCTGACCCACGGGCATCTCGACCACGTGGGCGCGGCACGTGAACTTGCAGACCGCGCCGGCATCCCGATCGTGGGGCCCGCCGAGGCGGACCGCTTCTGGCTGGAGCAGTTGCCGATGCAGGCCCGGATGTTTGGCACCGAAGAGGTGGCCGCCTTCCTGCCCGACCACTGGCTCCGGGATGGCGACCGGGTCCTGGTCGGCGAGCAGATTCTGGACGTGTACGAATGCCCCGGCCATACGCCGGGGCACGTGGTCTTCCACCATGCGCCCAGTCACCTGGCCCTGGTCGGGGACGTACTCTTTGCCGGCAGCATCGGCCGCTCGGACTTCCCCAGGGGCAACCACGCGGACCTGCTGCGCTCGATCGTGACCAAGCTGTGGCCGCTCGGTGCGGAAACCCGCTTCATTCCCGGCCACGGACCGATGTCCACCTTCGGGGAGGAACGCCGGCACAACCCCTTCGTCAGCGACCAGGCGATCGCGGCGCAGCGAGGCTGA
- a CDS encoding sigma-54-dependent transcriptional regulator, which yields MPEAVLVVEDDPGHRSLLDEELTDAGYVVHAVASAEEAFDALGERSFALVVSDLRLPGADGFAVLERARTLVPAPGVIMLTGFGTIDQAVHALKAGADDFLTKPVDLEHLCLAADRVLQTRRLRAEVQQYREALGDHGFHGMHGRSPAMLRLFELIRRIARSDGSVLVTGESGTGKELVARALHEESPRAGGPFVAINCAGIPETLLESELLGHAAGAFSGARGARKGLFLEADGGTLFLDEIGEMPPAMQTKLLRLLQDGRVRPVGSNDEVASDVRIVAATHRDLAELLREGHFREDLFYRLETFRIEVPPLRERGEDIERLVFHFLRRQAAAQEVPLRGLAPEALRMLLGYRFPGNVRELTSLVERAATLAQGEVIQPEDLPERVCDDPGNARAVVADPAAGARDEEWYTLEELEARYIRQVLAHTGGNKQRAARILGIGRKTLYRKLGGDL from the coding sequence ATGCCGGAGGCGGTACTGGTGGTCGAGGATGACCCCGGCCACCGTAGCCTGTTGGACGAGGAACTGACCGACGCGGGATATGTGGTACATGCGGTCGCGAGTGCCGAGGAGGCATTCGACGCGCTGGGAGAGCGTTCGTTCGCACTGGTGGTGAGTGACCTGCGGTTGCCCGGGGCGGACGGCTTCGCGGTGCTCGAGCGGGCGCGGACACTGGTGCCCGCTCCCGGCGTGATCATGCTCACCGGGTTCGGCACCATCGACCAGGCCGTGCATGCGCTGAAGGCCGGTGCGGACGACTTCCTGACCAAGCCGGTCGATCTGGAACACCTGTGCCTGGCCGCGGACCGCGTGCTCCAGACGCGCCGCCTGCGGGCCGAGGTCCAGCAGTACCGCGAAGCGCTGGGAGACCACGGGTTTCACGGCATGCACGGGCGCAGCCCGGCGATGCTGCGCCTGTTCGAACTGATCCGGCGCATCGCGCGATCCGACGGCAGCGTGCTGGTCACCGGCGAGTCGGGCACCGGCAAGGAACTCGTCGCACGGGCGCTGCACGAGGAGAGCCCGCGTGCCGGCGGCCCGTTCGTTGCGATCAACTGCGCCGGGATTCCCGAGACCCTGCTCGAGTCGGAACTCCTGGGCCATGCGGCCGGCGCGTTCAGTGGCGCCCGCGGGGCGCGCAAGGGGCTGTTTCTAGAGGCGGACGGCGGAACGCTGTTCCTCGACGAGATCGGCGAGATGCCCCCGGCGATGCAGACCAAGCTGCTGCGGTTGCTGCAGGACGGCCGCGTCCGGCCGGTCGGTTCGAACGACGAGGTCGCGAGCGACGTGCGCATCGTGGCGGCCACCCACCGTGACCTCGCCGAGCTGTTGCGCGAAGGCCACTTCCGTGAAGACCTGTTCTACCGCCTGGAGACGTTCCGGATCGAGGTGCCTCCGCTGCGGGAACGGGGCGAGGACATCGAGCGGCTGGTGTTCCACTTCCTGCGTCGGCAGGCCGCGGCGCAGGAGGTTCCATTGCGAGGGCTGGCTCCCGAGGCGCTGCGGATGCTGCTGGGCTATCGGTTTCCGGGCAATGTGCGGGAACTCACCAGTCTGGTCGAGCGCGCCGCGACCCTGGCACAGGGCGAGGTGATCCAGCCGGAGGATCTGCCGGAGCGCGTTTGCGACGACCCGGGGAATGCGCGGGCCGTCGTGGCTGATCCCGCTGCAGGTGCACGCGACGAGGAGTGGTACACGCTGGAAGAACTCGAGGCGCGCTACATCCGCCAGGTGCTTGCCCATACCGGCGGTAACAAGCAGCGGGCCGCCCGGATCCTGGGTATTGGCCGCAAGACCCTGTACCGGAAATTGGGGGGTGACCTGTGA
- a CDS encoding DUF4168 domain-containing protein — protein sequence MTIRKTTLTLALTSLFALGGTALAQDYGGAGAAPPPAYGETTPGSAALTEQTVDTFVDAFIAVQQIREDFAERLQSASDEHEAQTMQQEAQHEMMRAVEESGMSVQEYNEVAIALQDDPELMQQVQEKAADRM from the coding sequence ATGACGATTCGCAAGACCACGCTGACCCTGGCGCTGACTTCCCTGTTCGCCCTCGGCGGTACCGCTCTGGCGCAGGACTACGGTGGTGCCGGCGCGGCGCCGCCTCCCGCCTACGGTGAAACTACCCCGGGCTCGGCAGCGCTCACCGAGCAGACCGTCGACACCTTTGTTGACGCCTTCATCGCGGTGCAGCAGATCCGCGAGGACTTCGCCGAGCGGCTCCAGTCAGCATCCGACGAGCACGAGGCTCAGACGATGCAGCAGGAGGCCCAGCACGAGATGATGCGCGCCGTCGAGGAGTCCGGGATGAGCGTACAGGAGTACAATGAAGTCGCGATCGCGCTGCAGGACGATCCCGAACTGATGCAGCAGGTACAGGAGAAGGCGGCGGACCGGATGTAA
- the htpX gene encoding protease HtpX, with protein MKRIMLFLGTNLAIIVVLSITLRILGVERILDEQGVGLNLNALLVFAAVFGFGGSFISLAISKWMAKKTMNVHVIEEPRNATEQWLLETVRRQARAAGIGMPEVGIYDSPDPNAFATGMSRNNALVAVSSGLMRSMSQGEVEAVLGHEVGHVANGDMVTLALIQGVVNTFVIFLARVLGHFVDRVVFKNEQGHGPAFWITTIVAEILLAILASIIVMWFSRQREFRADEAGAKLAGRDQMIGALESLARASGRPVDMPDQMAAFGIRGGVPQGIKRLFMTHPPIEERIMALKGMRG; from the coding sequence ATGAAACGTATCATGCTGTTTTTGGGTACGAACCTCGCCATCATCGTGGTGCTGAGCATCACGCTGCGCATCCTCGGGGTGGAACGCATCCTGGACGAGCAGGGCGTGGGTTTGAACTTGAATGCGCTGCTGGTCTTCGCGGCGGTGTTCGGTTTCGGCGGCTCGTTCATCTCGCTGGCCATTTCCAAGTGGATGGCCAAGAAGACGATGAACGTCCACGTGATCGAGGAGCCCCGCAACGCCACCGAGCAATGGCTGCTCGAGACCGTCCGACGCCAGGCTCGGGCAGCTGGCATCGGGATGCCCGAGGTTGGCATTTACGACTCACCCGACCCCAATGCGTTCGCCACCGGCATGAGCCGGAACAACGCGCTGGTCGCGGTCAGCAGCGGGCTGATGCGCAGCATGAGCCAGGGCGAGGTCGAGGCGGTGCTCGGTCACGAGGTGGGGCACGTCGCCAACGGGGACATGGTGACCCTGGCGCTGATCCAGGGGGTGGTGAACACCTTCGTGATTTTCCTGGCACGGGTACTGGGCCATTTCGTGGACCGGGTCGTGTTCAAGAACGAGCAGGGGCACGGACCGGCGTTCTGGATCACCACCATCGTCGCCGAGATTCTGCTCGCGATCTTGGCATCGATCATCGTGATGTGGTTCTCGCGCCAGCGCGAGTTCCGGGCCGACGAGGCAGGTGCGAAGCTCGCGGGCCGCGACCAGATGATCGGTGCGCTCGAGTCGCTGGCGCGCGCCTCCGGCCGGCCGGTCGACATGCCCGATCAGATGGCGGCCTTCGGGATCCGTGGCGGCGTGCCGCAGGGGATCAAGCGTCTGTTCATGACCCACCCGCCGATCGAGGAGCGGATCATGGCGCTGAAGGGAATGCGCGGCTGA
- a CDS encoding O-succinylhomoserine sulfhydrylase: MQEFDPTEYAPETVAVRAGYRRTAEGEHSEAIFPTSSFVFGSAAEAAARFSGEQPGNIYSRFTNPTVRTFEQRLAAMEGGEACVATASGMAAILATFMGLLRGGDHVVCSRSVFGTTTVLLNNYLVRFGVEVTYVPLSNVDAWSEATRPNTRLYFCETPSNPLGELVDIRALAALAQARGVLLAVDNCFCTPALQRPLALGADLVIHSATKFLDGQGRCLGGAVVGDAERVGKDVYGFLRSAGPTLAPFNAWVFLKGLETLHLRMRAHSENALALARWLDVHPAVTAVHYPGLVDHPQHALAKAQQQGFGGVLSFEVAGGRAAAWSVIDATRMLSITANLGDTKSTITHPATTTHGRLEPDQREVQGITEGLVRVAVGLEAMADLQADLARGLDRLA; encoded by the coding sequence ATGCAGGAATTCGACCCGACCGAGTACGCCCCCGAAACCGTTGCCGTGCGTGCCGGGTATCGCCGCACAGCCGAGGGCGAGCACTCCGAGGCGATTTTTCCCACCTCGAGCTTCGTGTTTGGCAGCGCCGCGGAGGCGGCCGCGAGGTTTTCGGGCGAACAGCCGGGCAACATCTACTCGCGCTTCACCAACCCCACGGTCCGTACCTTCGAGCAGCGCCTGGCCGCGATGGAAGGGGGCGAGGCCTGCGTGGCCACCGCCTCCGGCATGGCGGCGATCCTGGCCACGTTCATGGGTCTGCTGCGCGGCGGCGATCACGTGGTCTGCTCGCGTTCGGTGTTCGGCACCACTACCGTGCTGCTGAACAACTACCTGGTGCGTTTCGGCGTCGAGGTCACCTATGTGCCGCTGTCGAACGTCGATGCCTGGTCCGAAGCGACCCGCCCGAACACCCGCCTGTACTTCTGCGAGACCCCGTCGAACCCGCTGGGTGAACTGGTCGACATTCGGGCACTCGCGGCGCTCGCACAGGCCCGCGGGGTGCTGCTGGCAGTCGACAACTGTTTCTGCACCCCGGCGCTGCAGCGGCCGCTGGCCCTGGGCGCGGACCTGGTGATCCACTCGGCGACCAAGTTCCTCGACGGCCAGGGGCGCTGCCTCGGTGGCGCGGTCGTCGGCGATGCCGAGCGCGTGGGCAAGGACGTCTACGGTTTCCTGCGCAGCGCGGGGCCGACGCTGGCGCCCTTCAATGCCTGGGTGTTCCTGAAGGGGCTCGAGACGCTGCATCTGCGCATGCGCGCGCACAGCGAGAACGCGCTGGCACTCGCGCGCTGGCTGGATGTGCATCCGGCGGTGACCGCGGTGCATTATCCCGGGCTCGTGGATCATCCGCAGCATGCTCTGGCCAAGGCGCAGCAGCAGGGGTTCGGCGGCGTCCTGAGCTTCGAGGTCGCGGGCGGGCGCGCCGCGGCCTGGTCGGTGATCGATGCCACCCGGATGCTGTCGATCACCGCGAACCTCGGCGACACCAAGAGCACCATCACCCACCCGGCCACGACTACCCACGGCCGGCTGGAGCCGGACCAGCGCGAAGTCCAGGGGATTACCGAGGGCCTCGTGCGTGTGGCGGTCGGGCTGGAGGCCATGGCGGATCTGCAGGCGGACCTGGCCCGGGGGCTGGACCGCCTGGCGTGA
- a CDS encoding putative bifunctional diguanylate cyclase/phosphodiesterase — protein MHEDSATGSRAQQGETDHSVSAAGPDSPERFTAERLLHCYRELFDRAPVGYMVVDRRGRILKVNQTASLLLSTEPSRLVGRRIGVIVAQPERSRLRRFLAGVFDEPEQRTREITLVTRGSPATWIRLQARADGPGHRALIVATDFRDLGVSPDEMEIAVSVYQVLDHAVMIADADNRIVSVNPRFTEITGYPPGEAVEQRTNLLKSGCQDDAFYQRMWHALETNGRWQGELWNRRKSGEEFLESLSIHTLRDREGRVLRRVALFSDITDQRRAVEEAQRQANYDPLSGLPNRSLFLDRLEQEVRKGQRNGRSVALLYLDLDHFKEVNDTLGHQAGDRLLQEAARRIGASVRETDTVARLGGDEFTVVMADLSELNRVDVVAQEIIDALARPFPLGSEVVQVSASLGIAFFPADAGDAAELVDHADRAMYAAKKAGRNRYQYFTPQLQSSLRERHRRIADLRNALSGRQFRVYLQPAVDLVSGEIRLLEALLRWQHPDQGLILPAQFLPLAEDIGIMGEIGELVFENVFGVIKALEGTPAGSSLRIAINQSLRELGHGRGGRGWVTHLQEYGLPVERVVFEITERTLIEGGTMVESQVRRQIERGVAVALDDFGTGQSSMTCLERIPFEYVKLDGSVVRRIPHDRPARAFLDAAIVLTGSLGIRLIAEGVETEAQRDYLRAAGCGFAQGFLLGAPVPAEHYQRVRGAAQANPRRRPGAG, from the coding sequence ATGCACGAGGATTCGGCAACCGGGAGTCGCGCGCAGCAAGGCGAAACCGACCATTCTGTCTCCGCGGCCGGGCCAGATTCACCGGAGCGCTTTACGGCCGAGCGCCTGCTGCACTGCTACCGCGAACTGTTCGACCGGGCCCCGGTGGGTTACATGGTGGTGGACCGGCGCGGGAGGATTCTGAAGGTTAACCAGACCGCGTCGCTACTGCTGTCGACCGAGCCCAGCAGGCTCGTCGGCCGGCGCATCGGGGTGATCGTGGCGCAGCCGGAGCGCAGCCGGCTCCGGCGTTTTCTGGCCGGTGTTTTCGACGAGCCGGAGCAAAGGACCCGGGAGATCACGCTCGTCACCCGTGGTAGTCCTGCGACCTGGATCCGTCTGCAGGCGCGGGCCGACGGTCCCGGGCATCGTGCGCTGATCGTCGCGACCGATTTTCGCGACCTCGGGGTCAGTCCGGACGAGATGGAGATCGCGGTCTCGGTTTACCAGGTGCTCGACCATGCGGTGATGATCGCCGATGCCGATAACCGCATCGTTTCGGTGAACCCGCGGTTCACGGAGATCACCGGTTACCCGCCGGGCGAGGCGGTGGAGCAACGGACCAACCTGCTGAAATCGGGTTGCCAGGATGACGCTTTCTATCAGCGGATGTGGCACGCGCTCGAGACCAACGGGCGCTGGCAGGGCGAGTTATGGAACCGGCGCAAGAGCGGCGAGGAGTTCCTCGAGTCGCTGTCGATCCATACCCTGCGCGACCGGGAAGGACGCGTTCTGCGGCGCGTGGCGCTGTTTTCCGACATCACCGACCAGCGCCGCGCGGTGGAAGAGGCCCAGCGGCAGGCCAATTACGATCCCCTGAGCGGGCTACCGAACCGGAGCCTGTTCCTCGACCGCCTGGAGCAGGAGGTGCGCAAGGGGCAGCGCAACGGGCGTTCCGTGGCGCTGCTGTACCTGGATCTCGATCACTTCAAGGAGGTGAACGATACCCTCGGGCATCAGGCCGGCGACCGGCTGCTGCAGGAGGCGGCACGGCGTATCGGGGCGAGCGTGCGCGAAACCGATACCGTGGCCCGTCTGGGGGGCGACGAGTTCACGGTGGTGATGGCCGACCTGAGCGAACTCAACCGTGTAGACGTCGTGGCACAGGAGATTATCGATGCCCTGGCCCGGCCGTTCCCGCTCGGTTCGGAGGTGGTGCAGGTCTCCGCGAGTCTCGGGATCGCGTTCTTTCCTGCAGATGCCGGTGACGCTGCCGAACTGGTCGACCACGCGGACCGCGCGATGTACGCCGCCAAGAAGGCTGGCAGGAACCGCTACCAGTACTTCACGCCGCAGCTGCAGTCGAGCTTGCGCGAGCGGCATCGACGCATCGCCGACCTGCGCAATGCTCTGTCGGGGCGCCAGTTCCGGGTCTATCTGCAGCCGGCGGTCGATCTGGTTTCAGGGGAGATACGCCTGCTGGAGGCTCTGCTGCGCTGGCAACATCCGGACCAGGGCCTGATCCTGCCCGCGCAGTTTCTGCCGCTGGCCGAGGACATCGGCATCATGGGTGAAATCGGTGAGCTGGTCTTCGAGAACGTGTTCGGTGTGATCAAGGCCTTGGAGGGAACGCCTGCCGGAAGTTCGCTGCGCATCGCGATCAACCAGTCGCTGCGCGAACTGGGGCATGGCCGCGGTGGACGGGGCTGGGTGACCCACCTGCAGGAATACGGGCTTCCGGTCGAGCGGGTGGTGTTCGAAATCACCGAACGGACGCTGATCGAGGGCGGAACCATGGTCGAGTCCCAGGTGCGCAGGCAGATCGAGCGGGGCGTCGCGGTGGCGCTGGACGATTTCGGGACCGGGCAATCGTCGATGACCTGCCTCGAGCGCATCCCGTTCGAGTACGTGAAGCTCGACGGCAGCGTGGTCCGCCGCATCCCGCACGACCGGCCAGCCCGGGCGTTCCTCGATGCTGCCATCGTGCTGACCGGCAGCCTCGGGATCCGGCTGATTGCCGAAGGCGTGGAGACGGAGGCTCAGCGGGACTACCTGCGGGCCGCCGGCTGCGGGTTCGCTCAGGGCTTTCTGCTGGGGGCACCCGTTCCCGCCGAGCACTATCAGCGTGTCAGGGGCGCGGCTCAGGCGAATCCGCGTCGTCGCCCGGGTGCAGGGTGA